The Mangifera indica cultivar Alphonso chromosome 8, CATAS_Mindica_2.1, whole genome shotgun sequence genome has a window encoding:
- the LOC123223251 gene encoding hydroquinone glucosyltransferase-like — protein MEEVKPHIAVVPSPGLGHLIPFIELAKEIVRHRNFCFTIIICTAAPPSKALISSLENLPDSINHVLLPPVSFDDLPSDLAIQAKISLTTTRSLSFIRNTLRSLPSTARLVALFVDFFSTDAIDVANEFNISPYLFFTSAHFTLSLFLSLPKLDKTVTGEFRDMSEPVKIPGCRVPVHAIDLPRPFQDRKNDAYKWILHHSKRLLSVEGILVNSFLEMGPEVVNALHEPGKPKVYLVGPVIRSSSSSGISDESDCLKWLDDQPTDSVLFVSFGSGGTLSHSQLTELAFGLEMSGQKFLWVVRSPDNSSAHGSYFSGQSNLEPFRFLPEGFLERTKAQGLVVPSWAPQIEVLSHRSTGGFLSHCGWNSTLESVVHGVPFITWPLFAEQRLNALMLCEDLKVGLRPEADENGLVRREEISKIVKRLLQGEEGLRMR, from the coding sequence ATGGAAGAAGTAAAGCCTCATATAGCTGTAGTACCAAGTCCAGGACTAGGCCACCTCATCCCATTCATTGAGTTGGCCAAGGAAATTGTTCGCCACCGTAATTTCTGCTTCACAATCATCATCTGCACAGCTGCTCCTCCATCCAAAGCCCTCATATCCTCTCTTGAAAATCTCCCGGATTCCATAAATCATGTTTTGCTTCCTCCTGTTTCCTTCGATGACTTACCCAGCGACTTAGCCATTCAAGCTAAAATTTCCCTTACTACGACtcgctctctttctttcatccgCAACACACTCAGGTCACTGCCTTCAACTGCTAGACTTGTGGCgttgtttgttgatttttttagcACTGATGCCATTGATGTTGCCAATGAATTTAATATATCACCATACTTATTTTTCACATCAGCACATTTCACTTTGTCGTTATTTCTGTCCCTTCCAAAGCTTGATAAGACGGTTACTGGTGAGTTCAGAGACATGTCTGAACCGGTCAAAATACCAGGTTGTAGAGTCCCAGTACATGCAATAGATTTGCCTCGACCGTTTCAAGACAGAAAAAACGATGCATACAAATGGATTCTTCACCACTCAAAACGATTGCTTTCAGTTGAGGGTATTCTTGTGAATAGCTTCCTGGAAATGGGACCAGAAGTTGTTAATGCTTTGCACGAGCCAGGTAAGCCAAAAGTTTATCTGGTTGGTCCTGTAATTCGGTCCAGTTCTAGCAGCGGGATTAGTGATGAATCTGATTGTCTAAAATGGTTAGATGATCAGCCAACTGATTCcgttttgtttgtttcatttgGTAGCGGTGGGACTCTATCTCACAGCCAACTGACTGAATTAGCTTTCGGTTTAGAAATGAGTGGGCAAAAATTTTTATGGGTGGTAAGGAGTCCTGATAATTCATCAGCCCACGGCTCATATTTCAGTGGCCAAAGTAATTTAGAACCATTTAGATTTCTACCAGAAGGGTTCTTGGAAAGGACTAAAGCACAGGGTCTAGTTGTTCCATCCTGGGCGCCACAAATTGAAGTCCTAAGCCATCGCTCAACTGGTGGTTTCTTATCTCACTGTGGCTGGAATTCGACACTCGAAAGTGTGGTACATGGGGTGCCTTTCATTACTTGGCCTCTGTTTGCGGAACAAAGGCTAAATGCTTTAATGTTGTGTGAGGACCTGAAAGTGGGACTGAGACCGGAAGCTGATGAAAACGGGCTCGTGCGAAGAGAAGAGATTTCAAAGATTGTGAAGCGTCTATTGCAGGGCGAAGAAGGATTAAGAATGCGATAG
- the LOC123223248 gene encoding hydroquinone glucosyltransferase-like: MEEVKPHIAVVPSPGLGHLIPFIELAKQIVRHHNFCFTIIICTSGPPSKALISSLEDLPDSINHVFLPPVSFDDLPSDIAIQAKISLPTTRSLSFIRDTLRSLLSTARLVALFVDFFSTDAIDFANEFNISPYVFFTSAHFTLSLILSVPKLDEMVTGEFRDMSEPVKIPGCSVPIHAIDLPRPFQDRKNDAYKWLLHHSKRLLSVEGILVNSFLEMGPEVVNALQEPGKPKVYLVGPVIRSSSSSGISDESDCLKWLDDQPTDSVLFVSFGSGGTLSHSQLIELAFGLEMSGQKFLWVVRSPDNSSAHGSYFSGQSNLEPFGFLPEGFLERTKAQGLVVPSWAPQIEVLSHRSTGGFLSHCGWNSTLESVVHGVPFITWPLFAEQRLNALMLCDYLKVGMRPEADENGLVGREEIAKVVKRLIQGEQGPKMRQRMSILKNAAAKALTEEGSSTKSRSELALKLKNEIKS, translated from the coding sequence ATGGAAGAAGTAAAGCCTCATATCGCCGTAGTACCAAGTCCAGGACTAGGCCACCTCATCCCATTCATTGAGTTGGCCAAGCAAATTGTTCGCCACCATAATTTCTGCTTCACGATCATCATCTGCACATCTGGTCCTCCATCCAAAGCCCTCATATCCTCCCTTGAAGATCTCCCAGATTCCATAAATCATGTTTTCCTTCCTCCTGTTTCCTTCGATGACTTACCCAGCGACATAGCCATCCAAGCTAAAATTTCCCTTCCTACGACtcgctctctttctttcatccgCGACACACTCAGGTCACTGCTTTCAACTGCTAGACTTGTGGCgttgtttgttgatttttttagcACTGATGCCATTGATTTTGCCAATGAATTTAATATATCACCATACGTATTTTTCACTTCAGCACATTTCACTTTGTCGTTGATTCTGTCCGTTCCAAAGCTTGATGAGATGGTTACTGGCGAGTTCAGAGACATGTCTGAACCGGTCAAAATACCAGGTTGTAGCGTCCCAATTCATGCAATAGATTTGCCTAGACCGTTTCAAGACAGAAAAAACGATGCATATAAATGGCTTCTTCACCATTCAAAACGATTGCTTTCAGTTGAGGGTATTCTTGTGAATAGCTTCCTGGAAATGGGACCAGAAGTTGTTAATGCTTTGCAAGAGCCAGGTAAGCCGAAAGTTTATCTGGTTGGACCTGTAATTCGGTCCAGTTCTAGCAGTGGGATTAGTGATGAATCTGATTGTCTAAAATGGTTAGATGATCAGCCAACTGATTCcgttttgtttgtttcatttgGTAGCGGTGGGACTCTATCTCACAGCCAACTGATTGAATTAGCTTTCGGTTTAGAAATGAGTGGGCAAAAATTTTTATGGGTAGTAAGGAGTCCTGATAATTCATCAGCCCACGGCTCATATTTCAGTGGCCAAAGTAACTTAGAACCATTCGGATTTCTACCAGAAGGGTTCTTGGAAAGGACTAAAGCACAAGGCCTAGTTGTTCCATCCTGGGCGCCACAAATTGAAGTCCTAAGCCATCGCTCAACTGGTGGTTTCTTATCTCACTGTGGCTGGAATTCGACACTCGAAAGTGTGGTACATGGGGTGCCTTTCATTACTTGGCCTCTGTTTGCGGAACAAAGGCTAAATGCTTTAATGTTGTGTGACTACCTGAAAGTGGGAATGAGACCGGAAGCTGATGAAAACGGGCTCGTGGGAAGAGAAGAGATTGCGAAGGTTGTGAAGAGACTAATCCAGGGCGAACAAGGGCCAAAGATGCGACAGCGTATGAGCATTCTTAAGAATGCTGCAGCCAAGGCCTTGACTGAAGAAGGATCTTCTACGAAGTCGCGGTCAGAGTTGGCTCTCAagctaaaaaatgaaataaagtcATGA
- the LOC123223247 gene encoding hydroquinone glucosyltransferase-like, protein MDQKPHIAIVPSPGMGHLIPLVEFAKQLVLHHDFSVTFIITTTGSELLKAQKLALDNLPQSINLIFLPPVSFEDLSKDTSIQAKLTLATTRSLSLISEAIRSLVSTSRLVALVTDHFGTDAFDVAFEFNVPPYLFFTASPLQLAFLLFNLPTMDLNVSCEYRDIPTQVIDIPGFGVLVHVSDLPDPVQNRKGDAYKWFLHNTKRFVLAEGILVNSFVDFGVSLIGALQEEGTGKPPVYPIGPLIRSSSSNESSGSDCLEWLDRQPSNSVLFVSFGSGGTLSYDQLTEFALGLEMSEQKFLWVVKSPDDKSASGSYFSVQSNKNPFDFLPKGFVERTKGQGLVVPSWAPQIEILGHSSTGGFVSHCGWNSILESVVHGVPLIAWPLFAEQRLNAVILSEDQKVALRPKANENGLIGRDELAKVVKDLLTSEEGMKIRERMNSLKEAAAKALSKEGSSTKTLSDMVLKWKNHRI, encoded by the coding sequence ATGGATCAAAAGCCTCACATAGCTATAGTACCGAGTCCAGGGATGGGTCACCTCATCCCACTCGTTGAGTTTGCCAAACAACTCGTTCTTCACCATGATTTCTCAGTTACTTTCATCATCACCACCACCGGATCCGAACTACTCAAAGCCCAAAAGTTAGCCCTTGACAACCTCCCTCAATCTATAAACCTTATATTTCTTCCTCCAGTTTCCTTTGAAGATCTATCTAAAGATACAAGCATCCAAGCCAAACTTACCCTCGCTACCACTCGCTCTCTTTCTTTAATCAGTGAAGCCATCAGGTCATTAGTTTCTACTTCTAGACTCGTGGCTTTGGTTACTGATCATTTCGGTACAGACGCTTTTGATGTTGCTTTTGAATTTAATGTCCCTCCGTATCTATTTTTCACAGCCTCTCCTTTACAGTTGGCGTTTCTTTTATTTAACTTGCCAACTATGGATCTGAATGTTTCTTGCGAGTACAGAGACATCCCCACTCAGGTTATTGATATACCGGGATTCGGCGTCTTGGTTCATGTATCAGATTTACCCGACCCGGTTCAAAATCGAAAAGGTGATGCATACAAATGGTTTCTTCACAATACGAAACGGTTTGTTTTAGCAGAAGGAATTCTAGTAAATAGTTTTGTTGACTTTGGAGTAAGCCTCATTGGCGCTCTGCAAGAAGAAGGAACAGGTAAACCTCCTGTTTACCCGATTGGACCGCTCATAAGGTCCAGCTCGAGCAATGAAAGTAGTGGGTCTGATTGTCTTGAATGGTTAGATAGGCAACCAAGTAACTCTGTTTTATTTGTTTCGTTTGGTAGTGGTGGAACCCTTTCTTATGATCAGCTCACTGAATTTGCCTTAGGCTTAGAGATGAGTGAGCAAAAATTTTTATGGGTTGTGAAAAGCCCAGATGACAAGTCTGCTAGTGGTTCATATTTCAGTGTCCAAAGTAACAAAAATCCTTTTGATTTCTTGCCAAAAGGGTTTGTAGAAAGGACCAAGGGACAGGGCTTGGTAGTACCATCTTGGGCACCACAAATTGAAATACTTGGGCATAGCTCAACTGGAGGCTTCGTCAGCCATTGTGGTTGGAATTCAATACTTGAAAGTGTTGTGCATGGCGTGCCTTTGATTGCCTGGCCTCTATTTGCTGAGCAGAGGTTGAACGCTGTGATATTATCTGAGGATCAAAAAGTAGCATTGAGACCTAAAGCAAATGAAAATGGGCTTATTGGAAGAGATGAACTCGCAAAGGTAGTGAAGGATCTCTTGACAAGTGAAGAAGGAATGAAGATTCGTGAACGAATGAATAGCCTAAAAGAGGCTGCAGCCAAGGCTTTGAGTAAAGAAGGATCATCTACAAAAACGCTTTCTGATATGGTGCTCAAGTGGAAGAATCATAGAATTTAA
- the LOC123223068 gene encoding hydroquinone glucosyltransferase-like, giving the protein MEEVKPHIAVVPSPGLGHLIPFIELAKQIVRHRNFCFTIIICTAAPPYKALISSLENLPDSINHVLLPPVSFDDLPSDLAIQAKISLTTTRSLSFIRNTLRSLPSTARLVALFVDFFSTDAIDVANEFNISPYLFFTSAHFTLSLFLSLPKLDKTVTGEFRDMSEPVKIPGCRVPVHAIDLPRPFQDRKNDAYKWILRHSKRLLSVEGILVNSFMEMGPEVVNALQEPGKPKVYLVGPVIRSSSSSGISDESDCLKWLDDQPTDSVLFVSFGSGGTLSHSQLTELAFGLEMSGQKFLWVVRSPDNSSAHGSYFSGQSNLEPFRFLPEGFLERTKAQGLVVPSWAPQIEVLSHRSTGGFLSHCGWNSTLESVVHGVPFITWPLFAEQRLNALMLCDYLKVGMRPEADENGLVGREEIAKVVKRLMQGEEGLRMRQLMNILKDAAVKALTEGGSSTKSQSEFILKLKKKKNTEETV; this is encoded by the coding sequence ATGGAAGAAGTAAAGCCTCATATAGCTGTAGTACCAAGTCCAGGACTAGGCCACCTCATCCCATTCATTGAGTTGGCCAAGCAAATTGTTCGCCACCGTAATTTCTGCTTCACAATCATCATCTGCACAGCTGCTCCTCCATACAAAGCCCTCATATCCTCTCTTGAAAATCTCCCGGATTCCATAAATCATGTTTTGCTTCCTCCTGTTTCCTTCGATGACTTACCCAGCGACTTAGCCATTCAAGCTAAAATTTCCCTTACTACGACtcgctctctttctttcatccgCAACACACTCAGGTCACTGCCTTCAACTGCTAGACTTGTGGCgttgtttgttgatttttttagcACTGATGCCATTGATGTTGCCAATGAATTTAATATATCACCATACTTATTTTTCACTTCAGCACATTTCACTTTGTCGTTGTTTCTGTCCCTTCCAAAGCTTGATAAGACGGTTACTGGTGAGTTCAGAGACATGTCTGAACCGGTCAAAATACCAGGTTGTAGAGTCCCAGTACATGCAATAGATTTGCCTCGACCGTTTCAAGACAGAAAAAACGATGCATACAAATGGATTCTTCGCCACTCAAAACGATTGCTTTCAGTTGAGGGTATTCTTGTGAATAGCTTCATGGAAATGGGACCAGAAGTTGTTAATGCTTTGCAAGAGCCAGGTAAGCCAAAAGTTTATCTGGTTGGACCTGTAATTCGGTCCAGTTCTAGCAGCGGGATTAGTGATGAATCTGATTGTCTAAAATGGTTAGATGATCAGCCAACTGATTCcgttttgtttgtttcatttgGTAGCGGTGGGACTCTATCTCACAGCCAACTGACTGAATTAGCTTTCGGTTTAGAAATGAGTGGGCAAAAATTTTTATGGGTGGTAAGGAGTCCTGATAATTCATCAGCCCACGGCTCATATTTCAGTGGCCAAAGTAATTTAGAACCATTTAGATTTCTACCAGAAGGGTTCTTGGAAAGGACTAAAGCACAGGGTCTAGTTGTTCCATCCTGGGCGCCACAAATTGAAGTCCTAAGCCATCGCTCAACTGGTGGTTTCTTATCTCACTGTGGCTGGAATTCGACACTCGAAAGTGTGGTACATGGGGTGCCTTTCATTACTTGGCCTCTGTTTGCGGAACAAAGGCTAAATGCTTTAATGTTGTGTGACTACCTGAAAGTGGGAATGAGACCGGAAGCTGATGAAAACGGGCTCGTGGGAAGAGAAGAGATTGCGAAGGTTGTGAAGAGACTAATGCAGGGCGAAGAAGGATTAAGAATGCGACAGCTTATGAACATTCTTAAGGATGCTGCAGTCAAGGCCTTGACTGAAGGAGGGTCTTCTACAAAGTCACAGTCTGAGTTTAttctcaagttaaaaaaaaaaaaaaacacagaagAAACGGTTTGA